One Solanum pennellii chromosome 9, SPENNV200 DNA segment encodes these proteins:
- the LOC114074093 gene encoding uncharacterized protein LOC114074093 has protein sequence MKGHTKEVCYKLVGYPSNYNKFRKKGVETNSNGYNSNARAHNAITDNQFQGSKQCVTNENIAEENMSDYKEKKVDSYPQNRTSEMGLYPFTKNQYNQIVHLLKNVEDKRVAANLVFSASLAGSLQWNGEGDW, from the exons ATGAAGGGTCATACCAAAGAAGTGTGTTACAAGTTGGTAGGATATCCATCAAATTATAACAAGTTTAGGAAAAAAGGAGTGGAGACGAATAGTAATGGATATAATTCAAATGCAAGAGCTCATAATGCAATCACTGATAATCAGTTTCAAGGGTCAAAACAGTGCGTCACAAATGAGAATATAGCAGAAGAAAATATGTCagattacaaagaaaaaaaagtggaTTCTTATCCACAAAACAGAACATCTGAGATGGGGTTGTATCCATTTACcaaaaatcaatataatcagATTGTACATCTTTTGAAGAATGTTGAGGACAAGAGAGTTGCTGCAAATTTAGTTTTCTCAGCAAGCCTAGCAG GATCTCTCCAATGGAATGGTGAGGGAGATTGGTAG
- the LOC114074018 gene encoding uncharacterized protein LOC114074018, whose protein sequence is MAFMSARKCIGLDDCLLKGVCRGQLLIAVAKDDNNQRLPLAWAVVENENTITWSWFISLLKEDLRLGDGTSFTIMSDMQKGLDIAIKELLPACEERWCARHILANWSKNWRGLQRKKQFWKCARSTFEVKFRENLHELSKLGNGGTGIVDNLIYYDKQYWCKVYLNCEVKSDASLV, encoded by the exons ATGGCATTTATGTCAGCTAGAAAATGCATTGGTCTGGATGATTGTTTGTTAAAGGGGGTTTGCAGGGGTCAATTACTTATTGCAGTGGCTAAAGATGACAATAATCAAAGGCTTCCACTTGCTTGGGCTGTAGTTGAAAATGAGAACACAATCACTTGGAGTTGGTTTATTTCTCTGTTGAAAGAAGACTTGAGATTAGGAGATGGAACAAGTTTCACAATTATGTCAGACATGCAAAAG GGACTGGATATAGCTATAAAGGAGTTGTTGCCAGCTTGTGAGGAAAGATGGTGTGCTAGGCATATACTAGCAAATTGGTCAAAGAATTGGAGAGGGCTGCAAAGGAAGAAGCAGTTCTGGAAGTGTGCTAGAAGTACTTTTGAAGTTAAATTCAGAGAAAATCTGCACGAGTTGTCTAAATTAGGTAATGGAGGTACAGGTATAGTGGATAACCTAATTTACTATGATAAACAATATTGGTGTAAGGTGTATTTAAATTGTGAAGTCAAGTCTGATGCAAGTCTGGTGTAA
- the LOC114074019 gene encoding uncharacterized protein LOC114074019: protein MLIRNQQIFHVTKRGRGRPKNISANASATGDSPTIIAPSTTSRTTRATASASASRASPRTTAPPTTSRTPTYEASASVNGVGVLSRSRSGRGRGRGLGSAGRGSNHPLENWFTCSQGSTTQGVDQNTNVAPKETATTRKGKGVENTTQFKRPRVTGMGAFQAKNGFKTSNPGLPSSTILAGPKRVLRSSIVTGDVGFKPTSELKWKGNQAITTRKLQQIRDQSRLSNPNASSSSQPRHPWKL from the exons atgctaATTAGAAATCAACAAATATTTCATGTTACCAAAAGGGGGAGAGGCAGACCTAAAAACATAAGTGCAAATGCAAGTGCAACAGGGGATTCACCTACAATTATTGCACCTTCAACaacttcaagaacaacaagaGCTACAGCAAGTGCAAGTGCATCAAGGGCCTCTCCTAGAACCACTGCACCTCCTACAACTTCAAGAACACCAACATATGAAGCAAGTGCAAGTGTAAATGGTGTTGGAGTATTATCAAGATCCAGGAGTGGTAGAGGAAGGGGTAGGGGATTGGGAAGTGCAGGAAGAGGTAGTAATCATCCACTTGAAAATTGGTTTACATGTTCTCAAGGTAGTACAACACAGGGTGTAGACCAGAACACAAATGTTGCACCAAAGGAAACTGCTACTACCAGGAAAGGAAAGGGTGTTGAAAACACAACTCAATTTAAAAGGCCAAGAGTCACTGGAATGGGTGCGTTTCAAGCTAAAAATGGTTTCAAAACTTCTAAT CCTGGACTGCCAAGTAGCACAATATTAGCCGGACCAAAGAGAGTTTTGAGATCAAGTATTGTAACTGGGGATGTTGGTTTCAAACCGACAAGTGAATTGAAGTGGAAAGGAAATCAGGCAATCACAACTAGAAAGCTCCAGCAGATTAGAGATCAATCAAGGCTTTCAAACCCAAATGCTTCCTCCTCTTCACAACCTCGACACCCATGGAAACTATAA
- the LOC114078671 gene encoding uncharacterized protein LOC114078671, which produces MTKSELNKLCMDENDSMFNAEVRCKHGILLQMQTSWSNRNSERRFWSCPHYEATNCNFFRWRDTERVDERSLFILPKLVNRINELEKNYERVKMQLEQLDNSNIEQSKLVKIPLDEGESLRNCYENLNINSKEKVDKVKEMGELKDKKKMKGMKMKKTNKGCCFGKSFVV; this is translated from the coding sequence ATGACAAAATCCGAGTTGAATAAGTTGTGTATGGATGAGAACGATTCAATGTTTAATGCGGAAGTGCGATGCAAGCATGGAATCTTACTGCAAATGCAAACGTCTTGGTCAAATCGCAATTCCGAAAGACGATTTTGGTCTTGTCCTCACTATGAGGCCACAAACTGTAATTTCTTTAGATGGAGAGACACGGAGAGAGTTGATGAAAGATCTCTTTTTATTCTTCCAAAATTGGTGAATAGGATTAACgagttagaaaaaaattatgagcgTGTGAAGATGCAACTGGAACAGCTTGATAATTCCAACATTGAACAGTCAAAACTAGTGAAAATTCCTTTGGATGAAGGTGAAAGTCTTCGAAATTGTTATGAAAAtctgaacatcaattcaaaggAGAAGGTTGACAAGGTAAAAGAAATGGGTGAATTGAAAGacaagaagaagatgaaagggatgaaaatgaagaaaacaaataaaggCTGTTGTTTTGGCAAATCCTTTGTTGTGTGA